A window from Branchiostoma lanceolatum isolate klBraLanc5 chromosome 9, klBraLanc5.hap2, whole genome shotgun sequence encodes these proteins:
- the LOC136441809 gene encoding prostacyclin receptor-like has product MPRAMNETVDDIQWPVGATVSDIGPIWYVSYFTLIPGVVAGFVANVFFIVVSQEVFNQRPTIPNLLLKYLAWTDVLNCSFGLVPIIFAYHLKIFTKGVCAFHGTVFIAFSVASQMIVALMSMERYTALVHPFFYFKQLAGNHKKMIIAVYTIFVYSAVSACLPLFGLNRNVPHPPNSYCMFDWADSTPKGRLVVYLNLLNIFLCLAIIVLMNGILGVYMYRLRKLRPRLPSVSTVSGNQPPVDSRDRRLQLQMTKLTLVVAVVFFCCWFLFAFRILTNQLGVWRNDGLDWFSSRFMTLNSVINPFLYVIMWKPYRKGCWMLLKTCLHYLTCTLFKRPTMTLAETVSA; this is encoded by the exons ATGCCTCGAGCCATGAATGAAACGGTTGATGACATTCAGTGGCCCGTTGGGGCCACCGTTAGCGACATCGGTCCCATCTGGTACGTGTCATACTTCACTCTGATCCCGGGTGTGGTTGCGGGGTTTGTAGCCAACGTCTTCTTCATCGTGGTCAGTCAAGAAGTCTTCAACCAGCGACCGACCATCCCGAACCTTCTTCTCAAGTATCTTGCGTGGACCGACGTCCTGAACTGTTCCTTCGGTCTTGTGCCGATCATTTTCGCCTACCATCTCAAGATCTTCACTAAGGGGGTATGTGCATTCCACGGAACAGTCTTCATTGCCTTCAGTGTGGCGTCTCAAATGATCGTCGCCCTGATGTCCATGGAAAGGTACACGGCACTTGTCCATCCTTTCTTCTACTTCAAACAACTTGCCGGTAACCATAAGAAAATGATCATAGCGGTCTACACGATCTTCGTGTACTCTGCCGTCTCGGCGTGTTTGCCGCTTTTCGGGTTGAACAGAAACGTGCCCCATCCGCCAAACTCGTACTGTATGTTCGACTGGGCTGACTCAACGCCAAAGGGTCGTCTGGTTGTGTACTTGAATCTCTTAAACATCTTCCTCTGCCTTGCTATCATCGTGCTCATGAACGGGATACtcggtgtgtacatgtatcggCTGAGGAAACTTCGTCCGCGGCTTCCCAGCGTTTCCACTGTATCTGGAAACCAGCCGCCGGTGGATTCTCGGGATCGCCGGCTGCAGCTGCAGATGACTAAGTTGACCCTGGTGGTTGCAGTGGTGTTCTTCTGTTGCTGGTTCCTCTTTGCC TTCCGTATCCTGACCAATCAGCTCGGAGTATGGAGAAACGACGGCCTTGACTGGTTCTCCTCTCGCTTCATGACGTTGAACAGCGTCATTAACCCTTTTCTCTACGTCATCATGTGGAAACCCTACCGCAAAGGATGCTGGATGCTGTTGAAGACCTGCCTACACTACCTGACCTGTACTTTGTTCAAACGACCAACGATGACACTGGCTGAAACTGTTTCCGCATAG
- the LOC136441810 gene encoding prostaglandin E2 receptor EP4 subtype-like: MNDSDDDIRWPVGSTFDDIGPLWYVSYFSHVPGVIAGFIANIIFIVVSQEVFNQRPTIPNMLFKYLACVDVLNCVFGLVPIILAHHLRIFTKEVCAFHGTVLTALSVESQMIVALMSTERYSSLIHPFFYSEYLAGNHRNIVIGLHVLFFYATVSASLPLFGLNRNVPHPPNSYCMFDWADRTPKGRLVVYLNLMNMFTCLLIIVIMNGVVGVYMYRSRKLRPQLPSFTVRSDHQPPVDSRDRRLQVQMTKLTLVVAVVFFCCWFLFALRIFTNQLGVWTDDGVDWLAFCLMTWNSVINPFLYVIMWKPYRKGCWMLLKTCLHYLTCTLVKLPTMTLSQTVVA, from the exons ATGAATGACTCAGATGACGACATCCGCTGGCCTGTCGGGTCAACTTTCGACGACATCGGTCCCCTGTGGTACGTATCGTACTTCTCTCACGTACCAGGCGTTATTGCAGGATTCATAGCGAACATCATCTTCATTGTGGTCAGCCAAGAGGTCTTCAACCAGCGGCCTACCATCCCAAACATGCTCTTCAAGTACCTGGCCTGCGTTGATGTGCTCAACTGTGTCTTTGGGCTTGTACCGATCATCTTGGCGCATCATCTGAGAATCTTCACGAAAGAAGTCTGCGCGTTCCACGGAACGGTCTTGACAGCCCTTAGTGTTGAATCTCAGATGATCGTCGCCTTGATGTCGACAGAGAGGTACTCATCTCTCATTCACCCTTTCTTCTACTCGGAATATCTTGCAGGGAACCATAGGAATATAGTAATAGGTCTGCACGTACTGTTTTTCTATGCAACCGTCTCGGCGAGTTTACCGCTTTTCGGGTTGAACAGAAACGTGCCCCATCCGCCAAACTCGTACTGTATGTTCGACTGGGCTGACCGAACGCCAAAGGGGCGTCTGGTCGTGTACTTGAATCTCATGAATATGTTCACGTGCCTGCTCATTATCGTGATTATGAACGGGGTCGtcggtgtgtacatgtatcggTCGAGGAAACTTCGTCCGCAGCTGCCCAGCTTCACAGTCCGATCCGATCACCAGCCGCCGGTGGATTCTCGGGACCGACGGCTCCAGGTTCAGATGACGAAGTTGACCCTGGTGGTTGCAGTGGTGTTCTTCTGTTGCTGGTTCCTCTTTGCC CTCCGCATCTTCACCAATCAGCTCGGTGTGTGGACAGACGACGGCGTTGATTGGTTGGCGTTTTGTCTCATGACGTGGAACAGCGTCATCAACCCTTTTCTCTACGTCATCATGTGGAAACCATACCGCAAAGGATGCTGGATGTTGTTGAAGACCTGCCTACACTACCTGACCTGTACTTTGGTCAAACTGCCGACAATGACTCTGTCGCAAACAGTTGTAGCATGA